The Candidatus Binatia bacterium genome includes the window GGGGCGTCGGGCTCGACAGAAGCCACGGCCTGCACGCGCGTGGGGTCGCCGATCGTGAGCGCTGCGATCCACGCCGCGACCTGCTTGGCGGTGGCGTTCGCGTATTCGTAGGTGCGGCCGGTCACGTCGACGCGGATCGGCTGCGAGACGCGCGGCGACTGGTTGAGCGTGCTCGCCGCCTCCAGAACGATCGGAGGCGCGGGCCGCGTCGCGGCGCCGGTCGGCCCGTAGGCCGTCGCGACGGCGCCCTCCTGCAGCGTCTGGGCCGAGAAGACCAGCGTGGGTCCGAGCGGCGAGTCGAGCCGGTAGGCCGACACCTTGAACCCCTGTCCGACGAAGTTCCGCTTGTTGCCCGCCTTATCCACCGCCTCGAAGACGTAGGAATAGGTGATGCCCGGCGTGACCGGAGCTCCCGAGAGAGCGCGTCCGTCCCAGACGATCTCCTTGGGCGCCTCGCCCTTGCCGCCGAACTGCGCCACCGTCTGGCCGTGCGAGTCAGCCACCGTCAGCTTCCACCGCTCGGTGCCGCGCACGTTGGGCTGGAAGCGCGCCACCGACCCGCTCGCGAACTGCCGAAGCCAGGGCCGCCCCGTGTACGGGGAGCGCTCGCTCGCCGAAACCGCGAGAAATCCCGTCGTCAGGTCGGGCGGCGTGCGGTCCAGCACGTCCTCCGCCGTCCCGAAGTCCAGCCCGTTCACCTTCGCCGGGTCCAGCTGCAGCGCAAGCGGCGGCCGCTCGATCTCCACGTGCACCCGATCCTCCCCCTCGATCGTGAGCGAGCGGAGGTCGGTGCGCTCGGCGCCGCCCTTGATGGTGTAGCCCTTCTCGCCGTCCTTGGCGTCGGGAGCCGGCGCGTCGGTCGCCCCGGTCGCCGGTGCCGCCGGCGCGGCGCTCGCCGTCGCCGGTCCCTTGGCGTCCGCAGCGGGCGCCTTCACGGCCTCGTTCGGGGCCGGAGCGGGCTTGGCGGCGCTCTTCTTCGTCCGATGGGACTTGGACGGCACGGCCGCCGGCTTCGCGGCAGGCGCCTTCGCGGCGGGCGTGCCCGGCACTGCAGCCGAGGTCTCGGGCCCCGCGGCCGTCGGCGTCACGACGCTCACCGTGCCGACGGAGACCGAGGGCTTCGTCGTTCCCGCCGTCCCGGTCGTTCCGGCGGTCGCGCGGTGCGCGACGAAGAAGAGCGTCAGCGCGGCCGCGGCGGCAGCCGCGACGGTGTCACGAAAGGTTCGCAGGTTCATCGCGTCTCCTCGATCAGCCGGCGTCGCGAAGCCGGAAGTGGAAGGTGATCGTGCCCCACTGTTCGCCCGTCCGTCCGCCGCGAAGCGGCTCGAAGAGCCAGCCCCGGAGCGCGGTGCGCGCGTTTTCGTCGAAGTCGCCGAAGCCGGCCGTCTTCTGGATCACGACGTTCTCCTTCACGGTGCCGTCGGAGCGCACCACGAAGTAGAGCGTCACCGACCCCTCGACCGCTTCCTTCTTGGCCCATTCCGGATATTCCGGCACGACCGTCTGGAGCACCGCCCGGTCGGCGATCGGTCCCGCCACCGAGGCGCCCGCGATGGTGCGGCGCGCCGTGGCGTCGCCCACCTGCGCCGGAGCCGATGCGACGGTCTTCACCGCGGGAAGCGTGGCCGGCGCCGTTCCGGCGCCGCCGCCCCCGCCGCGGCTCAAGGGAAGCGCGCCCGCGCCGCCCAGGGCGCCGCCCCGGGAGAGCGCCACCGGCACCCCCATTCCCATGCCCTTCGCGGTCACGGGGCCGCTGCCGAAGACCGCGCTCGGCGGGGCGATCACCGTGCCGGGCACGGCGGGCCGCTCCTCCTGGGTCATCCGGGAGAGGCGCGCCGAGAGCTGGTCCGCGATCGAGGTCGGGCTCTGCGGGTCGAGCGTGATGTCGGCACGGTCGGCGCTGCGCTCGAAACGCTGGTCCACCTCGACTTTCCGAGGCGCGAGTCCCGGCCGCGGCGCGACGCGCGGCGCCGCCTCCGCGGGTCCTGCGTCGATCGTCGCCAGGTCGCCGGCCGAGAGCATCGTGATCTCGGTGATCGGGGGCGTCTCGATCGCCGAGGACTTGATCGTCGCGATCCAGAGGAAGAGGAGCGCGTGCAGCACGACGCTCGCGGTCATGGTGCGGCGCGTGCGCGTGTGGCACTGGGCGAGATCGAGATGGAGGGTCGCGGCGGTCATCGGACGGTCTCCGTCTTCTGGCGGGTCGCGAGCGCGATCCGCGCCGCGCCGGCCTCCCGGGCGTCGGCCAGGAGCTCCTTCACCACCGAGTAGGGCGCGTCCTCGTCGGCGCGCACCACCACGAGCACGTTGTCGTTCCCTTTCTGTTGCAGGCGATCGCGGATCGCCGCGACCAGCGTCTCCTTCGTGACGCGCGTCTCGTCCAGGGCCAGCTCGCCCGACGAGGACAGCGTGATGCTCAGGTTGCGCTCGTCTTCCGACTCGCGCGTCTGGGCCTGCGGCAGGTTCACCGGCAGGTCGGAGACGGCCAGCATCGGAGCCGTGACCAAGAGGATGATCACGAGCACCAGCGCGACGTCGATGATCGGCGTGACGTTGACCTTGGTGATCAGCGTCTGCCGCGGCGTGAAGCTCCGCATCTCACCCTCCCACGACCGCGATCTGCGCGGCCCCGCACTGCTTGGCCTCATCGAGAACGCCCACGAACGCTCCATTGGACACGTTGTCCGCGCAGTGGACGATGACCGCCTTCGTGGAGCTCAGCTGCAGCAGCGGCTTCAACAGGAGCGGCAGGTCCTTGCGGACCACCGTGGTCCGGTTCACCGTCACCGTGTCCGCGGAGACGATGGAGATCTCCACCCGCTCCGACTTGGCCGCGATCGCCGCCGCCTTGCCCGCCTTGGCCGCGTTCTGCACGCCGATGCTCGACTGGAACGCCATCGGCGTGGCGACCATCAGGATCACGACGAGCACCAGGCAAACGTCGATGAGCGGAGTCATGTTCGGCTCGAAGATCGACTCCGGATTGCGCATGCGCCATCGGCGACCGGCCATGGGGATCTCCTAAGCGGCCCGGTGGGCCTGGTGCGTGGAGGAGCCGGCGTTCATGCGGATCGTACGGGCGTTGTTCTCGGCCACGGTCAGCATGACGCCCATCCGGCGAACGAAATGGTTGTAGACGATCACCGCCGGCACCGCGACGCAGAGTCCCGCCGCCGTCGTGAAGAGCGCCTCGGCCACGCCAGCCGCGACCACGGACGGTCCGGCCGATCCGGTCCGCGCCATGTCGTGGAACGCGCGCATGATGCCCCACACCGTTCCGAGGAGGCCGATCAGGGGTGCGGTGTTGCCCATCGTTCCGATGAAGCCCAGATTCCGGTCCAGCTGCATCCGCTGCTCGCTCAGGGCGATGTGCATCTTCTCCTCGATCACGCCCTCGGGCTGGTCGAGGTTCTTCACCAGCTCCGCCGCGACCGGGCCCATCGGATGCGGATTCGACGTGAGCACCCGGACCGCTTCTTCGCGGTTGCCCGAACGCACGGCGACCAGCGCCGACGCGAGCAGGGCGTCGGGGTTGCCGCGCCGCTTCCAGTAGTAGAGCGCGCGCTCCAGCGCGAAGCCCGCGGTGAGCACGCTGCAGAAGAGGATGACGACCATCACGGGACTCGTCCGCATGGCCTGGATCCAGTCGAAATTCTCGAACATCGTCGTCTCGCTCCTTTCGGTGTTCGGGACTAGCGGGTCGTGCGGCTCGAACGAAGCTGGGACGCGCGGCCGGCCGCGGCCTGCGCCAGCTCCCGGTCCTTCGAGTACGAAGCGATGTCCTGGTAGGCGGCCATCGCCTTCCCGAACTCGCGCTTGGACTCGTAGATCGCCGCCAGGCGGGCGACGGCCGAGAGGCGGAACGCGTTCCGGCGGTCCACCGCCTGCGATGCGCGGATGTACCAGCGGGTCGCCTCGTCGATCTTCTGCTGCTCCTCGAGGCAGCGGCCGACGCGGAACCGGAGCTCGGTTTCGAGCGCGGCGCTCGGCTTGCCGTCCAGGGCCTTCTCAAACTCCGCCTGCGCGTCGGCGTAGCGCCCCGCGGTGTCGTGGATGTCGCCGAGCTGATAGGCGACTTCGTCGGCGCGGGAATCGGCCGGGCGCTCGGCGCGGTAGGCCTCGAGCGTGACGCGCGCCTCCTCGGTCTGTCCGAGGGAGCGCTGGCAGAGGGCCAGGTTGTACCGCGACGCGGCGCGAACGTCGGGCGCCGCGCTGTCCGCGAGCACCTGCGTGAAGGCAACCGCGGCGGGCGCGTATTCCTTGTTCTGGAACTGCTGGAGCCCCAGCTGGAACTGCACCGTCGGGCGCAGGTCGCTCTCGGGGAAGAAGGCCAGGAACTGCTCGGAGGCCTGCCGCGCCTCGGCCGGCTTGCCCGCCTTGTCCAGGGCGTCCGCCAGGAGGTACTGCGCCTGGTCCGCCGCCGAGTAGCCGGGGAACTGGCTCACGACGCGGCGGAATCCGTCCGACGCCTTGTCGTAGCGCTTCGCCTGATAGTCGTTCTTCGCGATCTGGAAGAGCGCGTCCGCGGCATACGCGCTGTTCGGATACTGCTCGACCAGCTGCGCGAGCACCGCCGTTCCCTTGTCGCTCTGGCCCAGGCGGTAGAGCGCGAGCTCGGTGCCGCGCTTCGCCTCCTTGGCATAGGGGCTATCGGGGAAGCGCGCCATCGCCTGCGAGAAGGCCTCGAGCGCGGCCGCGTCGTTGCCGGCGTTGTACTCGCACTGGCCCATGCGGAGCGTCGCGAGCGCCGCGGCGTCGGTCGTGGCGAAGTTCTCGAGGAGCCCGCGATAGCAGCGCTTCGCGTCACTGTAGCGCTGAGCCTGGAAGTAGAGGTCG containing:
- a CDS encoding energy transducer TonB encodes the protein MTAATLHLDLAQCHTRTRRTMTASVVLHALLFLWIATIKSSAIETPPITEITMLSAGDLATIDAGPAEAAPRVAPRPGLAPRKVEVDQRFERSADRADITLDPQSPTSIADQLSARLSRMTQEERPAVPGTVIAPPSAVFGSGPVTAKGMGMGVPVALSRGGALGGAGALPLSRGGGGGAGTAPATLPAVKTVASAPAQVGDATARRTIAGASVAGPIADRAVLQTVVPEYPEWAKKEAVEGSVTLYFVVRSDGTVKENVVIQKTAGFGDFDENARTALRGWLFEPLRGGRTGEQWGTITFHFRLRDAG
- a CDS encoding biopolymer transporter ExbD, which translates into the protein MRSFTPRQTLITKVNVTPIIDVALVLVIILLVTAPMLAVSDLPVNLPQAQTRESEDERNLSITLSSSGELALDETRVTKETLVAAIRDRLQQKGNDNVLVVVRADEDAPYSVVKELLADAREAGAARIALATRQKTETVR
- a CDS encoding biopolymer transporter ExbD, with protein sequence MAGRRWRMRNPESIFEPNMTPLIDVCLVLVVILMVATPMAFQSSIGVQNAAKAGKAAAIAAKSERVEISIVSADTVTVNRTTVVRKDLPLLLKPLLQLSSTKAVIVHCADNVSNGAFVGVLDEAKQCGAAQIAVVGG
- a CDS encoding MotA/TolQ/ExbB proton channel family protein; protein product: MFENFDWIQAMRTSPVMVVILFCSVLTAGFALERALYYWKRRGNPDALLASALVAVRSGNREEAVRVLTSNPHPMGPVAAELVKNLDQPEGVIEEKMHIALSEQRMQLDRNLGFIGTMGNTAPLIGLLGTVWGIMRAFHDMARTGSAGPSVVAAGVAEALFTTAAGLCVAVPAVIVYNHFVRRMGVMLTVAENNARTIRMNAGSSTHQAHRAA